A single Anopheles maculipalpis chromosome 3RL, idAnoMacuDA_375_x, whole genome shotgun sequence DNA region contains:
- the LOC126565003 gene encoding odorant receptor Or2 has protein sequence MLIEECPIIGVNVKVWLFWSYLRRPRLSRFLVGCIPVAILNVFQFLKLYSSWGDMSELIINGYFTVLYFNLVLRTSFLVINRRKFETFFEGVAAEYKLLEKNDEIRPVLERYTRRGRMLSISNLWLGAFISACFVTYPLFVPGRGLPYGVTVPGVDVLATPTYEVLFILQVYLTFPACCMYIPFTSFYATCTLFALVQIAALKQRLGRLQLDASVTGRNPGTLFAELKECLKYHKQIIQYVQDLNSLVTHLCLLEFLSFGMMLCALLFLLSISNQLAQMIMIGSYIFMILSQMFAFYWHANEVLEQSLGIGDAIYNGTWPDYDEHIRKKLVLIIARAQRPMSIKVGNVYPMTLEMFQKLLNVSYSYFTLLRRVYN, from the exons ATGCTCATCGAAGAGTGCCCGATAATTGGCGTCAACGTAAAAGTGTGGCTGTTTTGGTCGTATTTGCGGCGTCCGCGGTTATCCCGGTTCCTGGTCGGTTGCATACCGGTCGCCATACTGAATGTGTTTCAGTTCTTGAAGCTATACTCCTCCTGGGGTGACATGAGCGAGCTCATTATCAACGGATATTTTACGGTGCTGTACTTTAACCTCGTC TTGCGTACCTCGTTTCTCGTGATCAATCGACGGAAATTTGAGACATTTTTCGAAGGCGTTGCCGCAGAGTACAAGCTGCTCGAG AAAAATGACGAAATTCGACCCGTGCTCGAGCGGTACACACGGCGCGGACGCATGCTATCGATATCGAACCTGTGGCTCGGCGCGTTCATTAGTGCCTGCTTTGTGACCTATCCTCTGTTTGTGCCCGGGCGCGGCTTACCGTACGGCGTCACCGTGCCGGGTGTGGACGTACTCGCCACACCGACCTACGAGGTGCTGTTTATCCTGCAGGTTTACCTTACCTTCCCGGCCTGCTGTATGTACATCCCGTTCACCAGCTTCTATGCGACCTGTACACTGTTCGCGCTCGTCCAGATAGCGGCACTGAAGCAGCGGCTTGGACGATTGCAGCTGGACGCGTCGGTCACCGGTCGCAACCCGGGCACACTGTTCGCCGAGCTGAAGGAGTGTCTAAAGTATCACAAACAAATCATCCA ATACGTGCAGGATCTTAACTCGCTCGTCACCCATCTATGCTTGCTGGAGTTTCTGTCGTTTGGGATGATGTTGTGCGCACTGCTATTTTTGCTCAGCATT AGCAATCAGTTGGCGCAGATGATAATGATTGGATCGTACATCTTCATGATACTCTCGCAGATGTTTGCCTTCTACTGGCATGCGAATGAAGTGCTGGAACAG AGTCTCGGTATTGGAGATGCGATTTACAACGGAACCTGGCCAGACTATGACGAACACATAAGAAAAAAGCTGGTTCTCATCATTGCGCGAGCTCAGCGGCCAATGtcg ATAAAAGTGGGCAACGTGTACCCGATGACGctggaaatgtttcaaaagctGCTCAACGTGTCCTACTCATACTTTACACTGCTCCGACGAGTGTACAACTAA